In a single window of the Dysgonomonas mossii genome:
- a CDS encoding RNA methyltransferase, translating to MRVKKITELNRLSVEEFKSEPKIPLIIVLDNVRSLNNIGSVFRTSDAFLVEAVYLCGITATPPNVEIHKTALGAENSVAWVYYSDTDQAVEELKKNGYTLCAVEQAQNSIMLDELQLDSKKKYAVVLGNEVKGVQQDVVSRCDCCVEIPQYGTKHSLNVSVAAGMVIWEFSKQLK from the coding sequence ATGAGAGTAAAAAAAATAACAGAGTTGAATAGGCTTTCGGTCGAAGAGTTTAAGTCTGAACCTAAAATTCCGCTTATCATTGTATTGGATAACGTAAGAAGTCTTAATAATATCGGATCTGTGTTTCGCACTTCGGATGCATTTCTTGTTGAGGCTGTTTATCTATGCGGAATTACCGCAACTCCACCCAATGTGGAGATTCATAAAACAGCCTTGGGAGCTGAAAATTCGGTTGCATGGGTATATTACTCAGATACAGATCAGGCTGTAGAAGAGCTGAAGAAAAATGGCTACACCCTTTGTGCTGTGGAGCAAGCTCAAAATAGCATAATGCTGGATGAATTGCAACTGGATTCTAAAAAGAAATATGCTGTTGTTTTAGGGAATGAGGTAAAGGGTGTACAGCAGGATGTTGTGAGCCGTTGCGACTGTTGTGTTGAAATCCCTCAATATGGAACAAAGCATTCCCTTAATGTTTCGGTGGCTGCCGGGATGGTAATATGGGAATTTTCTAAACAATTGAAGTAA
- a CDS encoding glutathione peroxidase, with protein sequence MKHLILTTLFSIISTVMIAQVSLYDFKVKDIDGNNFDLSSLKGKKVLVVNVASKCGLTPQYNKLQDLYEKYKDKNFVVIGFPANNFNGQEPGTNEEIKTFCTLNYNVSFPMMSKIDVVGDKKAPLYKWLTEKSQNGKMDAEVQWNFQKFMIDENGQLVDFVAPREDPFCDKIINWIEK encoded by the coding sequence ATGAAACATTTAATTTTAACAACTCTATTCAGTATAATTTCTACAGTTATGATAGCGCAAGTATCCTTATATGATTTTAAAGTGAAAGATATTGACGGTAACAATTTTGACCTTTCGAGCCTAAAAGGTAAAAAGGTTTTGGTGGTAAATGTTGCGTCTAAATGTGGGCTTACTCCTCAATATAACAAGTTACAAGACCTTTACGAAAAATATAAAGACAAGAACTTTGTCGTAATAGGTTTTCCTGCTAATAATTTTAATGGTCAAGAGCCCGGTACAAATGAAGAAATAAAAACATTCTGTACACTCAACTATAATGTATCGTTCCCTATGATGAGCAAAATAGACGTAGTAGGGGACAAAAAAGCACCACTCTACAAATGGCTGACAGAAAAATCACAGAACGGGAAAATGGATGCAGAGGTACAATGGAATTTTCAGAAATTTATGATTGATGAGAATGGTCAACTTGTAGATTTTGTCGCTCCACGAGAAGATCCTTTTTGTGATAAAATCATAAATTGGATAGAAAAGTAA
- a CDS encoding TlpA disulfide reductase family protein: MRFKITVILLSLLFTFEMEAQTIKSPDNKFNLEVTYPGQSGKKLYLGQYWRGATYAKDSVVLSAAGKGVFTAKEKYPEGQYFLYIAPDFRTDMLFGSEQSKMQITINKDNFLKSTVTGNDDTRLLWSYLNKVAENDALRETLEDQLSASDLTPQKRAGIEKEIATEEQIAQTYVNNLIKENKTNWFGTFLKGMTPITLPYTDPKNDKEFAENNKYGKVHYFDNINLTDPRLWRTNYLTSYIESYMTQWVNPTPDSLAIAATKLVSRTKENEVCFKEMLSYLINTTTSSDRMGDENIWAKLCEDYVFGKNLAWIDSAQVSGLQYMYEHIKNNRIGMRARNIKLTTIDGKTIETNDIKAEYLILYFYGHDCNHCIEETPRIYNEVYTKYKDKGLQVVAIDIKGSDKKEWDKFVKNNKMTGWINAADPNNISQYWLNYDTSYIPSVFVLDKNKKIVAKKIDSKGLEQFFDYYTK; encoded by the coding sequence ATGAGATTTAAAATAACTGTTATATTATTGAGCCTCCTTTTCACGTTTGAGATGGAGGCTCAAACTATTAAAAGTCCCGACAATAAGTTCAACTTAGAAGTGACTTATCCGGGACAGAGTGGCAAGAAACTGTATCTGGGACAATATTGGCGGGGTGCGACATACGCAAAAGACTCCGTTGTACTTTCTGCGGCAGGTAAAGGTGTATTTACAGCGAAAGAAAAGTATCCCGAAGGACAATATTTTCTTTACATAGCACCTGACTTCAGAACAGACATGCTCTTTGGCAGCGAACAGAGCAAAATGCAGATAACAATCAACAAGGATAATTTCTTAAAAAGCACTGTAACAGGAAACGATGACACGCGCCTACTGTGGAGCTACCTCAACAAGGTAGCAGAAAACGATGCTCTGAGAGAGACACTCGAAGATCAGCTATCGGCATCAGATCTTACTCCGCAAAAAAGAGCCGGCATAGAAAAGGAAATAGCAACCGAAGAGCAAATAGCGCAGACCTATGTAAACAATCTTATCAAAGAAAATAAAACGAATTGGTTTGGAACTTTCCTAAAGGGTATGACTCCGATCACGTTACCTTACACTGACCCTAAGAATGATAAAGAGTTTGCAGAAAACAACAAGTACGGAAAAGTACATTATTTTGATAATATAAACCTTACCGACCCTCGTCTGTGGCGAACAAATTATTTGACCAGCTATATAGAATCATATATGACTCAGTGGGTAAATCCTACGCCCGATTCTTTAGCGATAGCAGCAACTAAGCTTGTGAGCAGAACAAAAGAGAATGAAGTGTGTTTTAAAGAAATGTTGTCTTATCTGATAAATACAACCACTTCGAGCGACAGAATGGGCGATGAGAATATCTGGGCAAAGCTTTGCGAAGATTACGTCTTCGGCAAAAACCTGGCGTGGATAGATAGTGCTCAGGTGTCGGGATTGCAGTATATGTATGAGCATATCAAAAACAATCGCATAGGCATGAGAGCCCGCAATATAAAACTGACAACAATAGACGGTAAGACAATTGAGACAAACGACATAAAAGCCGAATACCTGATATTGTATTTCTATGGTCACGACTGTAATCACTGTATAGAAGAAACACCTCGCATATACAATGAGGTATATACCAAATACAAAGACAAAGGATTGCAGGTAGTAGCCATCGACATAAAGGGAAGCGACAAAAAAGAATGGGATAAGTTTGTAAAGAATAATAAGATGACCGGCTGGATCAACGCCGCCGACCCGAATAATATATCACAATACTGGCTGAACTATGATACATCATACATTCCGTCGGTGTTTGTGCTGGATAAAAACAAAAAAATAGTTGCAAAGAAAATAGATTCTAAAGGACTGGAACAGTTCTTCGATTATTATACAAAATAA
- the folB gene encoding dihydroneopterin aldolase, whose amino-acid sequence MKSFILLENVVFYAYHGVQPHETTVGNEFVINLKLEVNLTDAAQSDSLEDTVSYADIYNDVKEQMQIPSKLLEHVAYRIVRCLKQKYKKIEHVEIKLSKRNPPMGAQLDCASVVLID is encoded by the coding sequence ATGAAAAGTTTTATTTTGCTTGAGAATGTTGTTTTTTATGCTTATCACGGCGTACAGCCTCATGAAACCACGGTTGGAAATGAGTTTGTGATCAATCTGAAATTAGAAGTAAACCTAACAGATGCTGCTCAATCCGATTCGTTGGAAGATACGGTCAGCTATGCAGATATATACAATGATGTGAAGGAGCAAATGCAAATTCCGTCGAAGTTATTAGAGCATGTTGCATATCGGATCGTTCGATGCTTGAAGCAGAAGTATAAAAAAATAGAACATGTGGAAATTAAGCTTTCGAAACGAAATCCACCGATGGGAGCTCAGTTGGATTGTGCCAGTGTTGTTTTAATAGATTAA
- a CDS encoding T9SS type A sorting domain-containing protein, with protein sequence MKFRLGLVVLLFLPLLIKGQSTSPDVVFYSKGKMYVKYGSETDGTQSKSTTLYVKGSAEFADGSGIIQNGRTELTGDFINGKDPGVQGNGADVGGEYAHLFKDPNTSSGVVAFVGKDNKQTIKRSPSLFANKGSQKKYNYIAFPTLHVDKTVTDINAADPRLVGFVAVDTSAAVVVNKLLSPLNGSNVLGGNRFVVEGGYDATITQKMNLGQALIVSDTGSDLPGYSQVNLTYYKYNGTSEDDGAINSSTHEAATGANTLRKTVNGKVWNYLTGFTPPFEEMGTDYLFYHVFMKPNKNSLTSNQGTILDPLYKMKAGYGYFMSMDVTDYGSKNVDDRWAALNVKSANRARGGFEFNRRLMRYHFTKISGNTITGGVPNPESTDYLMGFARFSPDLAGTKSGGWKGLGDWPDFGRDRIELLETEKFKTDAVTVTLEQGLNFLGNPFMAPISLNPLLGYDIKGTSLGTDLSAGVLDVSQYFGQDVNTSAKNETTKNVLRSKYWIVNNGLIRYDNSDKLYHMQVSYDYISTDGVTVTGGSADPADLGRNIVDPLQFLIAPMQMFIVQANKSFDISLSPALRTFGTTRYLKSGATSNLLSDFFVVEVASSTDKAADRTAIVLRDNAKMTSDDNLDTPKNFSKSITVPNESDKIYPEEGSTFIYTKSSDGVNMLGNVVPLNIKELALYVTPPATQQTMSLNFYNLENVTSVQDVWLIDRYQNNKTVKLTPGTSYNYSSGPSDLKSVDENRFILRFFETKDILEDETTEITCYYNEPVLHISGLNEKDVNSDVLIYDMQGRLMGKTRVGKNDYPSMEYSKTLNLGTYIVKIAGNRTFTTKVVNLHN encoded by the coding sequence ATGAAATTTCGATTAGGATTAGTTGTACTACTCTTCTTGCCTTTACTTATAAAAGGGCAATCTACTTCGCCAGATGTCGTGTTTTACTCGAAGGGTAAAATGTACGTTAAGTACGGAAGTGAGACTGATGGAACGCAGTCTAAGTCAACAACTTTGTATGTTAAAGGTTCTGCTGAGTTTGCTGATGGTTCAGGCATAATTCAGAATGGCCGTACAGAGTTGACCGGGGATTTTATTAATGGAAAAGATCCCGGAGTTCAAGGTAATGGTGCTGATGTTGGCGGTGAGTATGCGCATCTGTTTAAAGACCCCAATACGAGCAGCGGTGTGGTAGCTTTTGTTGGTAAGGATAATAAACAAACGATTAAAAGGTCTCCAAGTCTTTTTGCTAACAAAGGTTCTCAAAAAAAATACAATTATATAGCTTTCCCGACATTGCATGTTGATAAAACAGTAACAGATATTAATGCTGCTGATCCTCGATTGGTAGGATTTGTGGCTGTTGATACATCTGCTGCCGTTGTCGTGAATAAATTATTATCACCACTCAATGGTTCTAATGTTTTGGGAGGTAATAGATTTGTTGTAGAGGGAGGCTATGATGCTACGATTACGCAAAAAATGAATCTGGGGCAGGCACTTATCGTAAGTGATACCGGTTCAGACCTTCCCGGATATAGTCAGGTAAATTTAACATATTACAAATATAATGGTACCAGTGAGGATGATGGAGCTATAAATTCTTCGACTCATGAGGCTGCTACCGGAGCTAATACACTCCGTAAGACAGTAAACGGGAAAGTATGGAATTACTTGACAGGGTTTACTCCACCATTTGAAGAAATGGGTACAGACTATTTGTTTTATCATGTATTTATGAAGCCAAACAAAAATAGTCTGACTTCTAATCAAGGAACGATTCTAGATCCTCTATACAAGATGAAAGCCGGATACGGGTACTTTATGAGTATGGATGTGACGGATTACGGAAGTAAGAATGTTGACGATAGATGGGCTGCTTTGAACGTCAAATCTGCCAATAGAGCAAGAGGAGGTTTTGAATTCAATCGCCGACTGATGAGATATCACTTCACTAAAATAAGTGGTAATACAATTACCGGTGGAGTTCCTAATCCTGAATCTACCGATTATTTAATGGGCTTTGCTCGCTTTTCACCGGATTTGGCAGGTACAAAATCAGGAGGTTGGAAGGGTTTAGGTGATTGGCCTGATTTTGGAAGAGATAGGATCGAATTGCTCGAAACTGAAAAGTTTAAAACGGATGCTGTAACAGTGACTCTGGAGCAAGGACTTAACTTCTTAGGAAATCCGTTCATGGCGCCAATCAGTTTGAATCCGTTATTAGGATATGATATCAAAGGGACTTCACTTGGCACAGATTTAAGTGCCGGCGTTTTGGATGTGTCGCAATACTTTGGGCAAGATGTAAATACATCTGCTAAAAATGAAACTACAAAAAATGTGTTGAGGTCTAAATATTGGATTGTAAATAATGGTTTGATCAGATATGACAATAGTGATAAGCTATATCATATGCAGGTTAGCTATGATTATATCAGTACAGATGGAGTTACTGTAACCGGTGGATCGGCTGATCCGGCTGATCTAGGCCGGAATATTGTAGATCCTCTACAATTCTTAATTGCCCCTATGCAAATGTTTATTGTACAGGCTAACAAAAGTTTTGATATTTCATTAAGCCCTGCTTTAAGAACATTTGGAACAACACGATATTTGAAAAGTGGTGCTACATCTAATTTATTATCAGACTTCTTTGTGGTTGAAGTTGCCAGCTCTACCGATAAGGCCGCAGATAGAACTGCAATAGTACTGCGTGATAACGCAAAAATGACAAGTGATGACAATCTGGATACGCCGAAGAATTTCTCTAAGTCGATTACTGTACCAAATGAAAGTGATAAGATATATCCTGAAGAAGGTTCTACTTTTATCTACACAAAATCGAGTGACGGTGTAAATATGTTAGGGAATGTAGTTCCGCTAAATATTAAAGAGTTAGCATTGTATGTAACTCCTCCGGCTACACAACAGACAATGTCTTTGAATTTTTACAACTTGGAGAATGTTACATCTGTTCAGGATGTTTGGTTGATAGACCGTTACCAGAATAATAAAACAGTGAAATTGACACCTGGTACATCTTACAATTATTCTTCTGGGCCGTCTGATCTGAAAAGTGTAGATGAAAATCGATTTATATTACGCTTTTTCGAAACTAAAGATATTCTAGAAGACGAAACTACCGAAATAACCTGCTATTACAATGAACCGGTATTGCATATTTCCGGCTTGAATGAGAAAGATGTGAATAGCGATGTGTTGATTTATGATATGCAAGGACGATTGATGGGAAAAACCAGAGTAGGTAAAAATGACTATCCATCAATGGAATATTCTAAAACATTAAACTTAGGAACATACATAGTAAAAATAGCAGGAAACAGAACTTTTACAACAAAAGTTGTGAACTTACACAACTAG
- a CDS encoding aminopeptidase P family protein: MNINKRLAALREFMGEKGLHAFIIPSTDSHLSEYPASHWASREWISGFTGSAGTVVVTREKAGLWTDSRYFLQGAKELEGADIELFKEGLPSTPSIEEWLTTELGKGEYVGIDGTVYAAKEAMNLTHKLNMKGLHLISDYDPFSKIWNDRPEIPTNTIFVLPEKYAGEAAHKKIARICDVVEKNGAESLLVASLDTIAWIFNIRGNDVKCNPVAVSYAYVSKEETVLFINPKKLTSEISDYLKAEGVTIAEYDKVFDYVSKLKTPVCLDANKVTFKLYNTIPDGCRIIDMPSPADLMKSIKNDTEVQGIRNAMERDGVALVHFFMWLEKAVPGGNVTEIMIPEKLVEYRSQQKNFVGESFDTISGYGPNGAIVHYHVSNESSLPVKPEGLLLVDSGAQYFDGTTDITRTLAVGPLTDQMKKDYTMVLKGHINLATAIYPQGTRGSQLDILARKALWDEGLNYLHGTGHGIGHFLNVHEGPQNIRMNENSTTLQPGMVTSNEPGLYRAGQYGIRIENLIRTKHEMTTEFGDFYSFETLTLCPIDTTPIIKEMLTEKEIIWLNEYHKFVYDRLSPLLTEDEKQWLKEKTHEI, translated from the coding sequence ATGAATATAAATAAAAGACTTGCCGCACTACGCGAATTTATGGGAGAAAAAGGCTTACATGCTTTTATCATCCCCAGCACCGACTCCCATCTAAGTGAATACCCGGCTTCGCACTGGGCTTCGCGCGAATGGATCAGTGGATTCACAGGGTCGGCCGGAACAGTTGTAGTCACTCGCGAAAAAGCAGGGCTGTGGACAGACTCCCGCTATTTTCTGCAAGGGGCAAAAGAACTGGAAGGAGCTGATATCGAATTATTCAAAGAAGGACTTCCTTCTACCCCAAGTATAGAAGAGTGGCTAACCACCGAACTGGGAAAAGGAGAATACGTTGGTATAGATGGCACTGTGTATGCAGCTAAAGAAGCCATGAACCTTACCCACAAATTAAACATGAAAGGATTGCACCTTATCAGTGATTACGATCCGTTCAGCAAAATATGGAACGACAGACCCGAAATACCTACGAATACAATCTTCGTACTACCTGAAAAATATGCGGGCGAAGCGGCACATAAAAAAATAGCACGTATTTGCGATGTTGTAGAGAAAAATGGAGCAGAATCTTTGCTTGTGGCATCATTAGATACAATTGCCTGGATTTTCAATATCAGAGGTAACGACGTAAAGTGCAACCCTGTAGCTGTTAGTTACGCCTATGTTTCGAAAGAAGAAACAGTATTGTTTATCAATCCTAAAAAACTAACATCGGAAATTTCCGATTACTTGAAAGCAGAAGGGGTTACAATTGCCGAATACGATAAAGTATTTGATTATGTATCGAAACTAAAGACACCTGTTTGTTTGGATGCGAACAAAGTAACCTTCAAGCTATATAATACGATACCCGACGGATGCCGCATCATCGATATGCCATCTCCGGCAGACCTGATGAAGAGTATCAAAAACGATACAGAAGTACAAGGTATCCGCAATGCGATGGAACGCGATGGTGTTGCATTGGTACACTTCTTTATGTGGCTCGAAAAAGCAGTACCCGGAGGAAATGTGACGGAAATTATGATACCCGAAAAACTGGTGGAATACAGAAGTCAACAGAAAAACTTTGTAGGAGAAAGCTTTGATACAATCTCGGGCTATGGTCCGAACGGGGCAATCGTTCACTATCATGTAAGCAATGAAAGCTCACTACCGGTTAAACCCGAAGGTTTGCTGCTTGTAGACTCCGGTGCTCAGTATTTCGACGGCACGACTGATATAACCCGTACACTGGCAGTAGGCCCGCTTACCGACCAGATGAAAAAGGACTACACCATGGTACTGAAAGGACATATCAATCTGGCAACAGCAATATATCCTCAAGGTACAAGAGGAAGCCAGTTAGATATCTTGGCTCGTAAGGCGTTGTGGGATGAAGGACTAAACTACCTGCACGGAACAGGGCATGGTATCGGACATTTCCTCAATGTACACGAAGGCCCTCAAAACATAAGAATGAATGAGAACTCTACAACTCTGCAACCAGGAATGGTAACATCTAATGAACCGGGACTGTACAGAGCAGGACAATACGGTATCCGTATCGAAAACCTCATTCGTACGAAGCATGAAATGACTACCGAATTCGGAGATTTCTATTCTTTCGAAACGCTGACTCTTTGTCCTATAGATACCACACCTATAATAAAAGAAATGTTGACAGAGAAAGAAATCATCTGGCTTAACGAATATCACAAATTTGTATACGATCGTCTTTCTCCACTATTGACTGAAGACGAAAAACAATGGTTAAAAGAAAAAACTCATGAGATTTAA
- a CDS encoding DUF4301 family protein, translated as MITESDKNHLAEKGITEDQLNKQLDNFKQGFPFLGIAAAASVEKGIKVISPEQEKEYLTDWDEYKASSGKQIVKFVPASGAASRMFKDLFEFLDAPYSVPTSGFEKKFFGEIEKFAFYNDLDAMCLKNEGQSLAALLSEGKYKSIVENLLKPKGLNYGNLPKGLLKFHKYSDTSRTPVEEHLMEGYLYAKNDKEEVNIHFTVSPEHRILFDDLIKVRKQKFENELHVKYAVTFSEQKSSTDTIAVDADNEPFRENGKLLFRPGGHGALIENLNDLNADIVFIKNIDNTVPDKYKQTETKYKKILAGVLVDTQRKIFDYLKLLDSGKYTHDQLIEILYFLQKELNIKNPDTKLLEDAELVLYLKRKLDRPCRVCGMVKNVGEPGGGPFLAVNSDGTISPQILESSQIDMSDPAKQEMFKKGTHFNPVDLVCGIKDYRGNHFNLKDYVDYNTGFISIKSKSGKELKALELPGLWNGAMSDWNTIFVEVPVETFNPVKTVNDLLRDCHL; from the coding sequence ATGATAACCGAATCAGATAAAAACCATCTCGCAGAAAAAGGTATTACCGAAGACCAACTGAACAAACAATTGGATAACTTTAAACAAGGATTTCCTTTCTTGGGTATTGCTGCTGCTGCGTCAGTAGAAAAAGGTATTAAGGTGATATCGCCTGAACAGGAAAAAGAATATCTGACCGATTGGGATGAGTACAAAGCGTCATCGGGAAAACAAATTGTTAAATTTGTTCCTGCCTCGGGTGCCGCAAGTAGGATGTTCAAAGACTTGTTCGAGTTTTTGGATGCGCCTTATTCAGTACCGACTTCAGGCTTTGAAAAGAAATTTTTTGGAGAGATAGAGAAGTTTGCGTTTTATAACGATCTGGATGCCATGTGTCTGAAAAATGAAGGGCAATCGCTTGCAGCTTTGCTTTCGGAAGGAAAATATAAATCAATTGTTGAGAATTTGCTGAAGCCAAAAGGGCTTAACTATGGAAATCTGCCAAAGGGACTTCTTAAGTTTCATAAATATAGTGATACATCCCGTACTCCGGTCGAAGAGCATTTGATGGAGGGGTATCTTTATGCAAAGAATGATAAAGAAGAAGTGAATATTCACTTTACTGTATCGCCTGAGCATAGAATATTGTTTGACGACCTGATAAAGGTAAGAAAACAAAAGTTTGAAAACGAACTGCATGTAAAATATGCCGTTACGTTCAGCGAACAAAAATCGAGTACAGATACAATTGCGGTGGATGCCGATAATGAGCCTTTCAGGGAAAATGGAAAGTTATTATTTCGTCCGGGAGGACATGGCGCACTGATAGAAAATCTGAACGACTTAAATGCGGATATCGTTTTTATAAAAAATATAGATAATACTGTCCCCGATAAGTATAAGCAGACAGAGACCAAATATAAAAAGATACTGGCGGGTGTATTGGTTGATACTCAGAGAAAAATATTTGATTATTTGAAACTTCTCGATAGCGGGAAATATACACATGATCAACTAATAGAAATTCTTTATTTTCTACAAAAAGAATTAAATATAAAAAATCCCGATACAAAATTGCTGGAAGATGCAGAGCTTGTACTTTATCTGAAAAGAAAACTCGATCGCCCTTGTCGTGTATGTGGTATGGTGAAAAATGTAGGAGAGCCGGGAGGTGGACCTTTTCTAGCCGTAAATTCAGATGGGACTATCTCTCCTCAAATCTTGGAAAGCTCGCAAATTGATATGTCCGATCCTGCGAAACAGGAGATGTTTAAAAAAGGGACTCACTTCAATCCTGTTGATTTAGTTTGTGGGATTAAAGACTACAGAGGTAATCATTTCAATCTGAAAGACTATGTAGACTATAATACCGGATTTATATCAATCAAATCAAAAAGCGGAAAGGAACTTAAAGCTTTAGAACTTCCCGGCTTATGGAATGGTGCGATGTCTGATTGGAACACAATATTTGTTGAAGTTCCGGTCGAAACTTTCAATCCTGTAAAAACCGTAAATGATTTGTTAAGAGATTGCCATTTGTGA
- a CDS encoding sulfite exporter TauE/SafE family protein — MDFNLEIFSLVLFIGACFAGFIGSLTGLGGGVIVIPILTLGFGVDIRYAVGAALVTSIATSSGAAAAYIKEGITNVRIGMFLEIATTTGAVAGAIVAMYLDKMYIAIILGVVLIFSAIRSVSKKEDGIDYSAPGDKLGEKLKLNGSYPTKDGKVEKYNVHNVIGGYSLMTVAGVLSGLLGIGSGSLKVLAMDTAMKIPFKVSTTTSNFMVGVTAAASAVIYFQRGYIDPGLAMPIVVGVLLGAFFGSKILPKANVRNLRLLFSVVIFFLAVSMIYNALTGKM, encoded by the coding sequence ATGGATTTTAATTTAGAGATATTTTCCCTGGTTTTATTTATCGGGGCATGTTTTGCCGGATTTATAGGTTCGCTTACAGGTTTAGGGGGAGGTGTGATTGTAATCCCTATCTTAACCCTTGGATTTGGTGTAGATATAAGATATGCAGTAGGAGCTGCATTGGTTACATCTATTGCCACATCTTCAGGAGCGGCCGCGGCATATATAAAAGAAGGGATAACCAACGTGCGCATTGGTATGTTTCTCGAAATAGCAACGACAACGGGAGCTGTTGCAGGTGCAATTGTAGCTATGTATCTTGATAAGATGTATATCGCTATAATTTTAGGTGTTGTTCTTATTTTTTCTGCGATACGTTCTGTGTCAAAGAAAGAAGATGGCATCGATTACTCTGCTCCGGGCGATAAGTTGGGCGAAAAGTTGAAACTAAATGGTTCTTACCCAACCAAAGATGGGAAGGTAGAAAAATATAATGTTCATAATGTAATTGGAGGGTATTCTCTGATGACGGTTGCGGGTGTTTTATCAGGGCTGCTTGGTATTGGCTCAGGATCACTGAAGGTATTGGCTATGGATACGGCAATGAAAATACCTTTCAAGGTATCTACAACAACCAGTAATTTCATGGTTGGTGTAACAGCTGCAGCCAGTGCTGTGATATACTTTCAACGAGGATATATCGATCCGGGATTAGCTATGCCTATTGTTGTGGGAGTCCTTTTGGGGGCATTCTTTGGCTCTAAAATACTACCTAAAGCAAATGTAAGAAATTTAAGACTGCTATTTAGTGTTGTCATTTTCTTCTTGGCTGTTTCTATGATTTATAATGCTTTAACCGGTAAAATGTAA
- a CDS encoding bactofilin family protein, which translates to MSKSRETTPYTTSGTHNILASGTQLKGDISSEEDFRIDGAIEGNIQCRGKIIVGQSGCVIGNINCSNIDLFGKVKGNIICSENIVLKASSLLTGEIKTRTIEIEPGANFEGTCSMLNNSVTGSLDE; encoded by the coding sequence ATGAGTAAATCAAGAGAAACAACACCTTACACAACATCCGGCACACACAACATTTTGGCGTCGGGCACACAACTAAAAGGAGATATATCTTCGGAGGAAGATTTCCGTATCGACGGCGCAATAGAAGGCAATATCCAGTGTCGTGGTAAAATTATCGTAGGTCAGAGCGGCTGCGTTATCGGCAATATAAATTGTTCGAATATAGACTTATTCGGCAAAGTAAAAGGAAACATTATATGTTCCGAAAATATTGTTCTGAAGGCGAGTTCCCTTCTTACCGGCGAGATTAAAACACGTACGATTGAGATAGAGCCCGGAGCCAATTTTGAAGGAACCTGTTCGATGCTTAACAATAGCGTAACCGGTTCTTTGGATGAGTAA
- a CDS encoding gamma carbonic anhydrase family protein — translation MALIKEVRGFTPEIGENTYMAENATIIGDVVIGKDCSIWFNTVLRGDVNSIRIGNRVNIQDGSVLHTLYQKSVVEIGDDVSIGHNVVVHGAKIENGALIGMGAIVLDHAVIGEGAIIAAGSVVLSGTQVEPGSIYAGVPAKFVKKVDSEQAKEMNQKIAKNYLMYSGWFKEE, via the coding sequence ATGGCATTAATAAAAGAAGTCAGAGGGTTTACACCTGAGATTGGAGAAAATACATACATGGCCGAAAACGCTACAATAATCGGCGATGTGGTAATAGGTAAAGATTGTAGCATTTGGTTTAACACCGTATTGCGTGGCGACGTAAACTCTATACGCATCGGAAACAGGGTAAACATACAAGATGGCAGTGTGTTACACACTTTGTACCAAAAGTCTGTAGTAGAAATAGGCGACGATGTATCCATTGGTCATAACGTGGTGGTGCATGGCGCAAAAATAGAAAACGGTGCACTGATAGGTATGGGAGCCATTGTTCTCGATCATGCAGTGATAGGCGAAGGTGCGATTATTGCAGCAGGATCGGTGGTACTGAGCGGTACACAGGTAGAGCCGGGAAGTATCTATGCAGGTGTACCAGCCAAGTTTGTAAAAAAAGTAGATTCGGAACAAGCGAAAGAAATGAACCAGAAAATAGCAAAAAATTACCTGATGTATTCGGGTTGGTTTAAAGAAGAATAA